One Artemia franciscana chromosome 15, ASM3288406v1, whole genome shotgun sequence genomic window carries:
- the LOC136036501 gene encoding uncharacterized protein LOC136036501, giving the protein MAELQSDSWDHSDQVEVMGVSVTESSLTMPESLKMRHHDPNREKRYSNGSLVSIDGPKTMNQEPLSPEDVNLPQSFVVKYLGKREARGLWGIKNTRKPVDEMVNAAKSLKPGQQLPHIQLKVSEEGVVLSDLPQNVNKNFTAGLYPIDIVSYGVQDVVYTRVFAMIVVTETAASGAALRDGRFPFECHAFVCDSRISAKRLTFALATSFQAYSRTVATKGEKVKPKKFAIDLRPPEVIANEMEGDEEDSEA; this is encoded by the coding sequence AAAGTTCATTAACGATGCCAGAATCATTAAAAATGCGGCATCACGACCCAAATCGAGAGAAGAGATATTCGAACGGCAGCTTAGTATCAATTGACGGTCCGAAAACTATGAATCAAGAGCCTTTATCACCGGAAGATGTTAACTTACCCCAGTCGTTTGTTGTGAAGTATCTCGGCAAGCGCGAAGCTCGAGGACTGTGGGGCATAAAAAATACGCGAAAACCAGTGGATGAAATGGTGAATGCCGCAAAGTCCTTGAAACCAGGGCAGCAGCTTCCTCACATTCAGCTAAAAGTTTCCGAAGAAGGTGTTGTGCTCAGTGATCTACCGCAGaatgtgaataaaaattttactgcTGGTTTATACCCAATCGATATTGTCTCGTATGGTGTGCAAGATGTGGTGTATACACGCGTGTTCGCAATGATTGTTGTAACAGAAACTGCTGCATCTGGTGCTGCACTACGTGATGGACGATTCCCTTTTGAATGTCATGCGTTCGTTTGCGACAGCCGTATTAGTGCCAAAAGGTTAACGTTTGCTTTAGCAACGTCTTTTCAAGCTTACAGTCGTACTGTGGCAACAAAAGGCGAAAAAGTAAAGCCGAAAAAATTTGCTATTGACTTGAGGCCTCCTGAGGTAATTGCAAATGAAATGGAGGGAGACGAGGAAGATTCTGAGGCATGA